The Panacibacter microcysteis DNA window AGCGGATGTCTCTTCGTTATCGCCCGTTTTATAAATAGCCCTGGGGTATTTCTGGTAATAATCCTGGTAGCCAAATTGTACGCCGGCAGACCATTTTTCGTTTATTCCATACATCAAAGCGCCTGTTACACCACGCGGAGAAGCATTGCTTATTATGTCGTTTTTAAAACTGCCCAGTGGAATGCTGTAATTATAATTCAAATCCAGTTTAAGCATTCCTTTTTGCTGGGCACTCGCAGAAACTGCTGCAATAAGAAACAATACCATCAATGCGCCCGTATATCTTATATTTTTCATTGCTGTAGATTTTAATTGTTGGTTTTAATGTACTGCGACTGATCAAACAATGCTTTTACCTGTGCATCTGCATTGGTTTCATTGAAAATACCTGTACCACGCACCAGGCCGTTCCATATAAGGCTTATTTTGTTTGAGCCTGCAGCATCTTTAAGATCAAGCATGTCAATTGATACTGCGCCTTCTGTAATCTCAAATACGCTGTAACCGTAAGGCACATAATAACCATAGCCGCCGTAGCCCCAGTAATAAGGATCCCAATAGCCGCCATAATAATCCCAATAATCGCCATACGTTACCACGCCTGAGGAACTCTGGTAGATCCTGTTAACGGTTAAACCAAGATCCGGGGACTGGGCTTTGCTTACTTTGGTATAGCCGCGCTCCTGCATATACTTATTTACTGCATCAACGTATGCGCGGTCAGATGCTGTCGCCTCTTTGGTGGCCTTACCATTATCAATCACCGCTACGGAATCGGCAAGGTTATATGTCTTATAACTTTCAAAATTTGCCGATGAATCGTAATTGGTAACATAAATTCTCGATTCTTCCGGCGTAAGGTTATTCAGCGGATCTTTCTGGCAACCTGTTGCTGCAATCAACACCGCTCCGGACAATACTACAAGTGTGCGTTTCATATGATGTTTCTTTTTCTATAGATTAATAACAATTACTAAACCATTTATTAAGACGGGTTTACGGCCATTAGTTTACTTGCCTAAATGGCTTTAAGAAACATTTAGAGAAGATGTTAAATGTGTAATAACAAAGACTTGTGAAGCAATAATGCCACAAATAAAAAAGAGCGCTGTATGCAGCGCTCTTTTCATAAAAAATGAATTATAACTATATCTCCTGTGCTCCTTCTATTAATACAGTAGCTTTATTGTTGGATACTTCTACAAAACCACCCTGTATCATGTAAGACTCAGAACTGCTTTTGTCTTTCAGTATCTTCAGTTTGCCTTTTCCAAGCGCACTAACCAGCGGGGCGTGCTTGTCAAGCACTTCAAACAAGCCATCAATGCCCGGCAACTGAACGCCATAAACATCACCGCTGTATAGTTTCTTTTCAGGAGTTAATATTTCTAAAGTCATGATATTTATTTGAAATATGGATGGAAGATTTCATAAAGAAAACCTCCGGTCAACAGTGATCCTATCCCTGCGCCTGGGCCAGCAATTTTTTACCTTTTTCGATGGCATCTTCAATTGTACCTACCAGGTTAAATGCTGCTTCAGGATATTCATCAACTTCACCATCCATGATCATATTAAAACCTTTGATGGTATCATTAATGTCAACAAAAACACCTTTCAAACCGGTAAACTGTTCTGCCACATGGAAAGGCTGGGAAAGGAAGCGTTGCACACGGCGTGCACGGCTTACTGTTAATTTATCTTCATCACTCAGCTCATCCATACCCAGGATGGCAATGATATCCTGCAGCTCTTTATAGCGCTGTAAGATCAGCTTTACACGGTTGGCAGTGTTGTAGTGCGATTCACCAACAATTGCCGGTGTTAAGATACGTGATGTAGAATCCAGCGGATCCACCGCAGGGTAGATACCAAGGTCAGATATTTTACGGCTCAATACCGTTGTGGCATCAAGGTGGGCGAAGGTTGTAGCCGGCGCGGGGTCAGTTAAGTCATCTGCCGGTACATATACCGCCTGTACAGACGTAATAGAACCATTTTTGGTGGAAGTGATACGTTCCTGCATCAAACCCATTTCTGTGGCAAGTGTTGGCTGGTAACCCACCGCTGATGGCATACGACCCAGCAATGCAGATACTTCAGAACCTGCCTGTGTAAAACGGAAGATATTATCTACGAAAAACAGGATGTCTTTACCTTTTCCGGTACCATCTCCGTCACGAAAATATTCAGCAATAGTAAGACCAGACAATGCCACACGTGCACGGGCACCTGGCGGCTCATTCATCTGCCCGAATACGAAAGTAGCCTTGGAATCTTTCAAACCTTCCATATCCACTTTGCTAAGATCCCAACCTCCTTCTTCCATGCTGTGTTTGAAAGCATCACCATATTTCATAATGCCGGCCTCAATCATTTCACGCAGCAGGTCGTTCCCCTCACGTGTACGCTCACCCACACCCGCAAACACCGACAAACCACCGTAGCCTTTGGCAATATTGTTAATCAATTCCTGGATCAGTACTGTTTTACCCACACCGGCACCACCAAACAAACCGATCTTACCACCTTTTGCATAAGGTTCAATAAGGTCAATTACCTTAATACCTGTAAACAATACTTCAGTAGAAGTACTCAGGTTTTCAAATAATGGTGGCAGGGCATGTATAGGACGACCATTTTCTTTGCTAACCTGGGGCAAACCATCAATTGCATCACCTGTTACATTAAACAGACGGCCATTAATACCGTCGCCGGTAGGCATTGCAATTGCTTTTCCGGTATCAATTACTTCTGTACCACGTACCAGACCTTCGGTACCGTCCATCGCAATGGTACGAACGCTGTCTTCACCGAGGTGTTGTTGAACTTCAAGAACCAGTTTATCACCGTTGTCTCTTTTCAGTTCCAGCGCGTTGTAGATTTCAGGCAGGTTGCCATCTGCAAACTGCACGTCTACTACCGCGCCAATGATTTGTTTTACTTTACCCTTATTAGCCATAAATGACGTTTATTTCAGCAGGTTTTAAATAATTTCAATAGAAAATTGGCGTGTTTAGCGTCAATTCCAATTTTGGCCGCAAAGGTAAGGGAATAGCGGTTTCAAAGTATTTACAAAAAGAAGTTTCAAAGTATTTTTTTGGGTCAGCTATTCAACAAAGATGGGGCTGATGTTGCGACGCTCCGTTCATCTTTGGGTTATTATGGCAGCTGCAGTCTCCGGTGCAATCCACGTACCTGTAAACTATTCCGTCAGAACTTAAGATAGCTCCCGTACCACCACCTTTCCTTTGTGAAAAGGACATATTAAAATATTATGATAAGTGAATAAAAACACTTATATTCAATGGCTCCTAATCAAACCACGCCTTATGAGATATTTGTCTTTACCCCCTGAAGAAATCAAGCCTGCATACGAAGTTGTTATCATCGGTTCCGGTTATGGAGGAGGCATTGCAGCCTCCAGGTTGTCGCGTGCAGGTAAAAAGGTATGTGTACTGGAGCGCGGCAAAGAATTTCAACCGGGCGAGTACCCCGATACATTATTGGAAGCTACTGAACATATGCAGGTGCACACAGCAGGTGGTCACCGCGGTTCTGCAACAGGCCTGTTCGATTTTCATGTGCACAAAGGCATTAGCGTACTGGTTGGCTGCGGTCTTGGCGGCACCTCACTTATCAATGCAAATGTTTCTATTAAACCTGAAGAAAGAGTATTTGATGATCCGCGCTGGCCACAGGTTCTGCGCGATGAGTTTGATAACCCGGGCAGTTTGCTTGTCCGTGGGTATGACCTGGCTGCAGATATGTTGAAAGCCAAACCAATGCCTGCTCATATTATAACGGGTAAACTACAGGCGCTGCAAAAATCCGCTGATACGAACCATGAGAAATTTTACAGAACAGCTATCAATGTAAATTTCGATGTAGATGGTGAAAACCATGTGGGTGTGCAACAAAAGCCCTGCAACCTCTGTGGCGACTGCTGTTCCGGCTGCAACTACAGCGCTAAAAACACGCTTATAATGAATTACCTGCCCGACGCGAAAGCGCATGGTGCAGAAATTTTTACAGAGGCGGCTGTTAGTCACATAGAAAAGAAAGGCGATAAATGGCACGTGCATTATGTCACCGTAAACACAGGCGAAAATCTCTTTGACGCACCCGAACTTTTTGTAGAAGCCGACATCGTGGTACTTTCTGCCGGCACACTCGGCTCCACAGAAATTCTTCTACGCTCTAAAGAAAAAGGACTAGCCGTATCTGATAAGGTTGGCTATGAATTCTCCGGCAACGGAGATGTATTAGGTTTTGCATATAATACAGATGTGGAAGTAAATGGCGTTGGTGCAGGCTCCCATAAACTGGATGAAGACAAACTGCCGGGGCCATGCATAACAGGCGTTATTGATTTGCGCTACCAGCAAAATCCTGACGATGGTATGATAGTGGAAGATGCTGCAATACCAGGTGCGCTGGCCGCTATTTTACCCGAAGCGCTTTCGCTTGATAGTACCTTGCTGGGCAAAGTGGAAGAAGATGACAGTGATAAGGGAATGGTCAATAAAATAAAGCACAAAGCGCGTATTGTAGACAGTATTGTAAGAGGCGCTTACCATGGCGCAATAAAAAATACGCAGACCTATCTGTTAATGACCCATGATGGCGAACATGGAAAATTTGAGCTGAAAAATGACCGACTTAATATCGATTGGTCTACCGTAGGTAAAGAAGCTATCTTTCAAAAAGCGGATGCGCAATTGCGAAAGGAAACATTGAGCCTGTCTGGTGTATATATCAAAAACCCGGTATGGGTAAAGGAGATGAACAATGAACTGGTAACAGTTCACCCGCTTGGTGGCTGTTTTATGGGCGAGACGATAGAAAGCGGTGTAGTAAATCACAAAGGACAGGTATTTGCAAAAGACAGTACCGCAGGGGTGTACGAGAATTTTTATATAACAGATGGCTCTGTCATTCCACGATCATTGGGTGTTAATCCACTGCTCACCATTTCGGCAGTTGCAGAAAGATGTTGCGCTATTTTGGCTGCAGACCGCGGGTGGACGATTGACTACGGTTCCGCAAAAAAAGTTGCACCGCCACCATCTGCAGATAAAACGGTAGGCGTGGAGTTCTCTGAAACCATGCGTGGCTTTTTTACCAAAGGCATTACCAATAACGATTATAAAACCGGTTTTGAAAAAGGGGAAGTTGCTGCAGAATCTTTTGAATTTACGCTCACCATAAGAAGCAACGATGTCTATAAAACGATCAGCGATCCTACACACCCTGCTTTTATGAGTGGCACGGTGATGGCACCCGGACTATCAGCCCGCCCTATCAATGTCTCTGAAGGGTTGTTCAACCTGTTTGTAGACGACCCGGATAGTGTAAACACGAAATTGATGAAGTATGCCATGCGCCTGGATAC harbors:
- a CDS encoding DUF4136 domain-containing protein, with protein sequence MKRTLVVLSGAVLIAATGCQKDPLNNLTPEESRIYVTNYDSSANFESYKTYNLADSVAVIDNGKATKEATASDRAYVDAVNKYMQERGYTKVSKAQSPDLGLTVNRIYQSSSGVVTYGDYWDYYGGYWDPYYWGYGGYGYYVPYGYSVFEITEGAVSIDMLDLKDAAGSNKISLIWNGLVRGTGIFNETNADAQVKALFDQSQYIKTNN
- a CDS encoding alpha/beta fold hydrolase, with translation MRYLSLPPEEIKPAYEVVIIGSGYGGGIAASRLSRAGKKVCVLERGKEFQPGEYPDTLLEATEHMQVHTAGGHRGSATGLFDFHVHKGISVLVGCGLGGTSLINANVSIKPEERVFDDPRWPQVLRDEFDNPGSLLVRGYDLAADMLKAKPMPAHIITGKLQALQKSADTNHEKFYRTAINVNFDVDGENHVGVQQKPCNLCGDCCSGCNYSAKNTLIMNYLPDAKAHGAEIFTEAAVSHIEKKGDKWHVHYVTVNTGENLFDAPELFVEADIVVLSAGTLGSTEILLRSKEKGLAVSDKVGYEFSGNGDVLGFAYNTDVEVNGVGAGSHKLDEDKLPGPCITGVIDLRYQQNPDDGMIVEDAAIPGALAAILPEALSLDSTLLGKVEEDDSDKGMVNKIKHKARIVDSIVRGAYHGAIKNTQTYLLMTHDGEHGKFELKNDRLNIDWSTVGKEAIFQKADAQLRKETLSLSGVYIKNPVWVKEMNNELVTVHPLGGCFMGETIESGVVNHKGQVFAKDSTAGVYENFYITDGSVIPRSLGVNPLLTISAVAERCCAILAADRGWTIDYGSAKKVAPPPSADKTVGVEFSETMRGFFTKGITNNDYKTGFEKGEVAAESFEFTLTIRSNDVYKTISDPTHPAFMSGTVMAPGLSARPINVSEGLFNLFVDDPDSVNTKLMKYAMRLDTEEGKQYYFKGFKYVHHDRGLDEWPDTSTLYITIFEGNNDSGAVAGQGILHILMADFAKQMRTMKAVNASSTAEGLKALAAFGKYFARSLFEVYGGIAAPLQFFGLDAPPRKKRELRTSAPGYYPFTTQDNIQLLLTRYNGGTKGPLLMVHPFNGNRLNFSIDTIDTNLTEYFYNNGFDVWLLDNRLSSFMPSASGQHTCDAIAQYDYPAAINTIRSVTGAAQVDVLAHCVGSITMFMSLLQGLQGVRSMISTQIASDFYPATQVKLKAGLHLPQVLDALGIHSLNAFVDNDKSWQTKLYNEFVKLYADAVADFCTDPVCQRMTFMFGPLYEHTNLNAATHSANIEMWGIANMTTYSQLTKMIRAKKLLNAAGEDVYMPHIDRLAIPITFIHGEKNRVFAPESTLTTYNNLCNSNGKALYAHHLVKDYGHNDCLYGKNAAADVYPLMLQHFSRFYQ
- the atpD gene encoding F0F1 ATP synthase subunit beta → MANKGKVKQIIGAVVDVQFADGNLPEIYNALELKRDNGDKLVLEVQQHLGEDSVRTIAMDGTEGLVRGTEVIDTGKAIAMPTGDGINGRLFNVTGDAIDGLPQVSKENGRPIHALPPLFENLSTSTEVLFTGIKVIDLIEPYAKGGKIGLFGGAGVGKTVLIQELINNIAKGYGGLSVFAGVGERTREGNDLLREMIEAGIMKYGDAFKHSMEEGGWDLSKVDMEGLKDSKATFVFGQMNEPPGARARVALSGLTIAEYFRDGDGTGKGKDILFFVDNIFRFTQAGSEVSALLGRMPSAVGYQPTLATEMGLMQERITSTKNGSITSVQAVYVPADDLTDPAPATTFAHLDATTVLSRKISDLGIYPAVDPLDSTSRILTPAIVGESHYNTANRVKLILQRYKELQDIIAILGMDELSDEDKLTVSRARRVQRFLSQPFHVAEQFTGLKGVFVDINDTIKGFNMIMDGEVDEYPEAAFNLVGTIEDAIEKGKKLLAQAQG
- the atpC gene encoding ATP synthase F1 subunit epsilon; amino-acid sequence: MTLEILTPEKKLYSGDVYGVQLPGIDGLFEVLDKHAPLVSALGKGKLKILKDKSSSESYMIQGGFVEVSNNKATVLIEGAQEI